From Rutidosis leptorrhynchoides isolate AG116_Rl617_1_P2 chromosome 3, CSIRO_AGI_Rlap_v1, whole genome shotgun sequence, a single genomic window includes:
- the LOC139899926 gene encoding uncharacterized protein, whose translation MGCFSVFPCFTKSKNPKSVNPTTTSSSLYQVNDNSCDSIFIKALGSIQNPIRKSRDDSEDQLINGSYCKTVTLGLDYQSKVDISVGGGEDSKKDVESLKLGFLVQLENIKERKTENEKLGVLVHIENENAKKKEHESVEFHVEIEDAKEKKEEPKDEKENLSLGVDRELDNGSKNEVEGRAVSDSSVSSYISHPPMHRYHNCVIKEDEEDEVLIQEESSESLFSVSINQRTQPKSCPIEVDVDDDKEVNSPLKLSSSPELVAKSIESCHDQNVLNPIENLTQWKILKSRPMFLLDQCDEKENINLKQEEIAIAIPLSEEPMCKVSNQKGKVKTDTAVTTSLSSWLVEPEKSTTTIVSKEEESQFSTGNSYSYSDGATSWKSFED comes from the exons ATGGGCTGCTTTTCAGTTTTTCCGTGTTTCACCAAATCCAAGAATCCAAAATCTGTTAACCCAACAACCACTTCATCTTCTTTATATCAG GTAAATGACAACAGTTGTGATTCCATTTTTATTAAAGCACTTGGTTCAATTCAAAACCCTATTAGGAAATCAAG GGATGATAGTGAAGATCAGCTGATCAATGGTAGTTATTGTAAGACGGTTACTCTAGGTTTAGATTACCAGTCCAAAGTAGATATCTCAGTTGGAGGTGGAGAGGATAGTAAGAAAGATGTGGagagtttaaaattagggtttcttGTTCAATTGGAGAATATAAAAGAGAGgaaaacagaaaatgaaaaattggGGGTTCTTGTGCACATTGAAAATGAAAATGCGAAAAAGAAAGAACATGAAAGTGTAGAATTTCATGTCGAAATTGAGGATGCAAAAGAAAAAAAGGAAGAACCAAAAGATGAAAAAGAAAATTTGAGTTTAGGAGTTGATAGGGAACTTgataatggaagtaaaaatgaggTTGAAGGTAGAGCAGTGTCCGATTCTAGTGTTTCGAGCTATATATCTCATCCACCGATGCATAGATACCATAATTGTGTAATCaaggaagatgaagaagatgaagtattgattcaagaAGAATCTTCCGAGTCCTTATTTTCGGTGTCAATAAATCAAAGAACTCAACCAAAGTCTTGTCCTATTGaagttgatgttgatgatgacaaggAGGTCAACAGTCCGTTAAAGTTAAGTTCTTCGCCTGAATTGGTTGCAAAATCAATAGAGTCTTGTCACGATCAAAACGTTTTGAATCCCATTGAGAATCTTACTCAGTGGAAAATACTGAAATCAAGACCTATGTTTCTTTTGGATCAATGTGACGaaaaagaaaatattaatttaaagCAAGAGGAAATAGCAATAGCCATCCCGTTAAGCGAAGAGCCTATGTGTAAAGTTTCTAATCAAAAGGGTAAGGTAAAAACTGATACTGCGGTTACTACAAGCCTTTCAAGTTGGTTGGTTGAACCTGAAAAGTCAACAACAACAATTGTAAGCAAGGAAGAAGAAAGTCAGTTTTCGACAGGGAATTCGTATTCATACTCTGATGGAGCAACTTCTTGGAAGAGTTTCGAAGAT